The following are encoded together in the Citrus sinensis cultivar Valencia sweet orange chromosome 1, DVS_A1.0, whole genome shotgun sequence genome:
- the LOC112495670 gene encoding transcriptional regulator SUPERMAN-like translates to MDSSQKQVGSDHSSSDENEVKELDTSSAKRSYECTFCKRGFTNAQALGGHMNIHRKDRAKAKQTTGPSFITSNPMLIHEDYMNPRYIAPISSDTSRHSPVFESQRNYLRYYQPSASSPRNPPAYNVPRSESLSMMNEDQLLGANLSLGIGPSCVDEDNEVMRRGTVEEAGLDLELRLGRNR, encoded by the coding sequence ATGGACTCATCACAGAAACAAGTGGGTTCCGATCACTCATCAAGTGATGAAAACGAAGTCAAGGAATTAGACACATCAAGTGCAAAAAGATCATATGAGTGCACTTTCTGTAAGAGAGGCTTCACCAACGCTCAGGCTTTAGGTGGGCACATGAACATACACCGCAAAGATAGAGCCAAGGCCAAGCAAACTACTGGTCCTTCTTTTATTACAAGCAATCCGATGCTGATTCATGAAGATTACATGAACCCTAGATATATTGCACCGATTTCAAGTGACACATCAAGGCACTCTCCGGTTTTTGAGTCTCAAAGGAACTATCTCAGGTACTACCAACCATCAGCATCTAGCCCTAGAAACCCTCCTGCTTACAATGTTCCGAGGTCAGAGTCTTTGAGCATGATGAATGAAGATCAGCTTTTGGGTGCCAATTTGAGCCTGGGAATTGGCCCTTCATGCGTTGATGAAGATAATGAAGTGATGAGGAGGGGAACTGTGGAAGAAGCTGGACTCGATTTGGAGCTTCGTCTTGGTCGTAATAGGTAA